A single Pagrus major chromosome 19, Pma_NU_1.0 DNA region contains:
- the kif9 gene encoding kinesin-like protein KIF9, which yields MKAHSGEVGVFVRIRPTANFAQDLLQCLPDGQTVNIYHRKNSRKHRETRRSQLSSWSFRLEGVLRDVSQEEFYTRVCRRVVLGTLDGYNGTVMCFGQTGAGKTYTMTGSTDSYKQRGIIPRALQEVFQEVEIRTEHAFTVYLSYLEIYNETLVDLLSSLQGSPRPSPHGMLVMEEQGRGVFIRGLSLHPVHTLEEALNLLFEGGMNRIIGSHALNRNSSRSHCIFTVHIESRSRTLSDAKYVTSKLNLVDLAGSERLGKTGSEGQMLKEAVYINRSLSFLEQAILALGDRHREHVPFRQSKLTHALKDSLGGNCNTVLVANICGEAAQIGETLSTLRFAGRMKCVRTDPVVNEHTDPAAQIKKLEKEVQKLKEELSICNTLTNRPNITYKPLSEAQQAEIHSQVQRYLEGSLEEISIISVRQIQAVFAQFKLAVQEQEQRVKAQLCQTHNVVEKNRSADTAAAKECHTRGISEDVEAGRFEVPQSPKNAQRPSSAKAKTKKSREKQNQNKRQGEGSPVSRKRLESASRSKLSSVQAPEKETESHEADTESQDTQESQPPGNAPLQPDCPPPKEEVFEDFKVGQGSRINSILKENKAVLLERRDLLRQLTEEVNAVKRDIDCTAAAIQQHRELRGGQGQYLVMEGEPLLQEPDATQLMQLKELKALYRQRYEVLRDIKAEVNYCQHLVDQCRVRLLSEFEIWYKKSFLVPQEELDVTMQKSPRQEEDMEERLLPDNPSSESFYNARYRTKKRRNSRARVFTPAQRNSSGQRRFPPILPLS from the exons ATGAAGGCTCACAGCGGGGAGGTCGGAGTGTTTGTCCGGATCAGACCAACGGCAAACTTCGCCCAGGACCTTCTTCAGTGTCTTCCGGACGGACAG ACAGTGAACATCTATCACAGGAAAAACTCAAGGAAGCATCGCGAGACCAGGAGAAGTCAGCTGAGCTCCTGGTCCTTCCGGCTGGAAGGCGTCTTGCGGGATGTGTCTCAGGAGGAGTTTTACACTCGAGTGTGCCGACGGGTCGTACTGGGAACACTGGATGGTTATAATG gTACTGTAATGTGTTTTGGGCAGACAGGGGCAGGAAAGACCTATACCATGACCGGATCCACAGACTCATACAAACAGAGAGGCATCATTCCTCGGGCTCTTCAGGAG gtgtttcaggaggTGGAGATAAGGACTGAGCATGCCTTCACTGTGTACCTGTCCTACCTGGAGATCTACAATGAGACCCTGGTGGACCTGTTGTCATCGCTGCAGGGCTCGCCACGGCCGTCTCCTCATGGTATGTTGGTGATGGAGGAGCAGGGCAGAGGGGTGTTCATCAGAGGTCTGTCTCTTCACCCTGTCCACACCCTGGAAGAGGCTCTCAATCTGCTGTTTGAG GGTGGGATGAATCGCATTATTGGATCTCATGCCTTGAACAGGAACTCCTCCAGGTCCCACTGTATCTTCACTGTGCATATAGAG TCTCGTTCACGGACTCTGTCGGACGCCAAGTATGTCACCTCCAAGCTGAATCTGGTGGATCTTGCCGGGTCAGAGAGGTTGGGAAAGACTGGG TCAGAGGGTCAGATGTTAAAGGAAGCTGTCTACATCAACAGGTCCTTGTCGTTCCTGGAGCAGGCCATCCTGGCCCTGGGTGACCGTCACAGAGAACATGTTCCCTTCAGACAGAGTAAACTCACACATGCCCTTAAAGACTCACTGG GAGGGAACTGCAACACTGTGCTTGTGGCCAACATCTGCGGTGAGGCTGCACAGATAGGAGAAACA CTCTCTACTCTGCGTTTTGCGGGCAGAATGAAGTGTGTCCGTACCGACCCTGTTGTTAATGAACACActgatccagct gctcagatcaAGAAACTTGAGAAGGAAGTTCAGAAGCTGAAAGAGGAGCTGTCCATCTGCAATACATTG ACGAACCGGCCGAACATCACATATAAGCCGTTGTCTGAAGCGCAGCAGGCTGAGATCCACAGCCAGGTTCAGAGGTACCTGGAGGGAAGCCTGGAGGAAATCAGT ATCATAAGTGTCAGGCAGATCCAAGCAGTGTTTGCCCAGTTCAAGCTTGCTGTGCA GGAACAGGAGCAGAGGGTGAAGGCTCAGCTGTGCCAGACGCACAACGTGGTGGAAAAAAACCGAAGtgctgacacagctgctgcGAAG GAGTGTCATACCAGAGGCATCAGTGAGGATGTGGAGGCTGGCCGCTTCGAGGTGCCCCAGTCACCGAAAAATGCCCAACGCCCAAGTTCAGCTAAAGCCAAAACTAAGAAGTCTCGGGAAAAACAGAA CCAAAATAAGAGGCAGGGAGAGGGGAGCCCAGTGTCCAGGAAACGTTTGGAGAGTGCCTCCAGATCAAAGCTGAGTTCTGTCCAGGCGCCTGAGAAGGAAACTGAGTCACACGAAGCAGACACTGAGAGCCAGGACACACAGGAATCACAACCGCCTGGGAATGCACCACTCCAGCCTGA CTGTCCTCCACCCAAAGAAGAGGTCTTTGAGGATTTTAAAGTGGGACAAGGCAGCAGGATCAACAGCATCCTTAAGGAGAACAAAGCTGTGCTGCTGGAACGCCGCGATCTTCTTCGACAGCTCACTGAGGAGGTCAACGCTGTCAAGAGAGACATCGACTGCACCGCGGCCGCCATACAGCAGCACAGGGAGCTGAGAGGAGGCCAAG GTCAGTATTTGGTTATGGAGGGGGAGCCACTGCTGCAGGAGCCAGATGCCACTCAACTGATGCAGCTCAAAGAGCTGAAGGCTCTCTACCGGCAGAGGTACGAGGTGCTGCGTGACATCAAGGCAGAGGTCAACTACTGTCAACACCTTGTGGATCAATGCCGGGTGCGCCTGCTCTCTG AATTTGAAATCTGGTATAAGAAGTCTTTCCTGGTacctcaggaggagctggaTGTAACTATGCAGAAGAGCCCCAGACAA GAGGAAGATATGGAGGAACGGCTTCTTCCTGATAACCCCAGCTCCGAGTCCTTCTACAATGCCCGCTACAGAACGAAGAAAAGG AGGAACAGCAGGGCGCGGGTCTTCACTCCAGCGCAGAGAAACTCGTCTGGACAGAGAAGATTTCCTCCAATCCTACCTCTTAGTTAA